CGGACTGCTCCCCGCGCTCGCGGCACCGGGGCGGGGCGTGTCCGTGGTCGAGGTCCGCGTGGACCGCTCGGGCCGCCGTGACCAGGCCGCGCGGCTCGCTGCCGCGGTCGCGCGCGCCGCGCGCGGCGCCTGACGCGCGATTCCCAGGGAACTCACAGGTCCGACGAAGGGTCCGTCCAGCGGCGCGTCGTCTCATGGGTGGTGAACCGAGGAGGGACACCCGACATGAGCACTCCCGCAGGCGAGAACCACCCGCAGGCGCAGCCCACGCAGCCGCTGCCCGCACCGCCCGCCCCGCCGCAGGCCCCGACGCCGCCGAACGCGACGCAGCGGCTCCCGCTGGCGCCCGCACCCGCTGCCTCGTTCCCGCCGCCGCACGCCGCGCACACCGCGTGGCAGGGCGGCCCCACGCCTCCGCACGACGGTACGCACGCAGGTCCGCACCCAGCTGACCCCCTGCTCGACGAGCGTCGGGCCGAGCGCAAGCGCCGGATCTGGATCCCCGTGACGTCGGCAGCGGCCGCCGCCGCGCTCGTCGCCGCGGCGGCGACGTTCGGGCTGACGTACGACGACGACCCGGCACCCGCGGCGAGCTCGAGCTCGTTCGGCGACCTCGGCCGGTCCACCACCGACGTGGTGCCCGTGGCCGGCTCCACGAGCGACGACCCGGACTGGCAGGCCGTCGCCGCGGCCGTGCAGCAGTCCGTGGTCGCGATCGACACGAAGACCGCCTCGGGTGAGGCGCTGGGCTCGGGCGTGCTGATCGACGACCAGGGGCACATCGTCACCAACAACCACGTGGTCGCGGGTGCGCAGGACGACACGGTGGCGGTCACGCTCACCGACGGCCGGATCTTCTCCGCCGACGTGGTCGGCACCGACCCGACCACGGACCTCGCGGTCATCCGCCTCGTCGACCCGCCCTCCGACCTGTCGCCCGCCGCGCTCGGCGTCTCGGCCGACGTCGAGGTGGGGGAGTCCGTCATGGCGGTGGGCAACCCGCTCGGCCTGCAGAACACCGTGACCACGGGCATCGTCTCGGCGGTCGACCGGCCCGTGACCACGCAGGGCGAGTCGGACGGGTCGACGTCGGTCACCAACGCGATCCAGGTGGACGCGTCGGTCAACCCCGGCAACTCGGGCGGACCGCTGTTCGACGCGGCGGGCCACGTCATCGGCATCAACTCCTCGATCGCGACGCTCTCGAGCCAGTCGGGGTCGATCGGCCTGGGCTTCGCGATCCCCGTGGACCTGGTGAAGAACATCGCG
The Cellulomonas gilvus ATCC 13127 DNA segment above includes these coding regions:
- a CDS encoding S1C family serine protease; the encoded protein is MSTPAGENHPQAQPTQPLPAPPAPPQAPTPPNATQRLPLAPAPAASFPPPHAAHTAWQGGPTPPHDGTHAGPHPADPLLDERRAERKRRIWIPVTSAAAAAALVAAAATFGLTYDDDPAPAASSSSFGDLGRSTTDVVPVAGSTSDDPDWQAVAAAVQQSVVAIDTKTASGEALGSGVLIDDQGHIVTNNHVVAGAQDDTVAVTLTDGRIFSADVVGTDPTTDLAVIRLVDPPSDLSPAALGVSADVEVGESVMAVGNPLGLQNTVTTGIVSAVDRPVTTQGESDGSTSVTNAIQVDASVNPGNSGGPLFDAAGHVIGINSSIATLSSQSGSIGLGFAIPVDLVKNIASQLIENGTAEHAFLGVGLDDGTATVDGVTRAGAVVKQVNEGSPAAEAGLATDDVVVGIDGHAVGGAESLTAYVRSYASGDRVTLTVVRDGASRDVEVTLATREDTGTGQAPDQDGQGDGQDDQGTAPDQEGQAPDDDRLPDGLSQMTPEELWQWLQEHQGSLGDQG